In Actinomyces marmotae, the DNA window AGGCTGGACCAGCGGGTTCCGCTGGTACCACTGACAACTCTGATTCTTCCGCTTCCTCCGCCTCCTCCGCCGCCACTGAGGCGGGCGCCGCTGACCCCGCGGCCGACGCCGAGGCCGCCCAGGGCCGCGGCCGCCGCGCCGCCGCCCCGGCCCCCGCCGGGGACCCCTCGCAGGCCGACCTCGCCGAGATCGACGCGATCGTGGGGATCCCCTCCCGGGCCGGAGCCACGGGCCCCATCCGGGGCAAGGATGCCGCCGCGGGCCCGCGGCCCGCCCTGAAGGGCGCTCCCTCCGTGAAGTCCCCGGTGCTCTCCGCCACCGGGTCACCCGAGGACGCCGTCATTAGCCGGTGGCAGGCCGAGCGCCGCTCCAGTGCCGATGACGAGGCGGTCCCCGCCGCCGGGCAGGCGCGGTCCGATGCCGCCGAGCCGATCGCCGCCGTCGAGCCCATCAGCGCTGACGAGGTCCCCGCCGCCAACGACCTGTCCGAGTTCACTCGCGCCGCCAAGCGGCTTGAGGCCTATGCGGAGGCCGAGATCGCCGCCACCGCGGAGCCCACTCCGGTCCTGCCGATCCCCGTCCAGGCCGGCGGGGCCGTCGGTGAGCAGGCCGCGGAGGCCTGGTCGCATGACGGGCAGACGCTCACCAACATGCCCGTGGAGGGGCCGTCGGGCGATGGGGGGCCGGCCACCGAGCACTCGTCGCAGGCGGTTCGCGCCGTCGCGGCGACGGGCGCCCCGTCCCCCGCCACCGCGCGCGAGGACGAGGCTGTCCCGGAGAACGCCGTCAAGGTCCTCGCCGCGTTCTGCGCTGAGGGTCACCCGAACCCGATCCACGGCCCGCACTGCCGGGTGTGCGGTGGGGCGCTGACCAGCCGCACCGGGCATGTCAACCGGCCCGTGCTCGGCATGCTGCACGCCTCCGACGGCACCGTCCTGCCCATCGACGGGGACATCATCATCGGGCGCGTGCCCAAGTCGGACGCCCCGGAGGGCGATCCGCAGCCGCGCCTCATGGCGGTCATCAGCCCCTCGAAGGCGATCTCCAAGTCGCACTGCGCGGTGCGGCTGGATGACTGGGACCTGAGCGTGGAGGACCTGGGTTCCACGAACGGCACGATCCTCATGCGGCCCTCCGAGCCCCCGCGCCGCCTCACCCAGCACCAGCGGGCGCTGCTGCGCGCGGGCGACGTCATCGACCTGGGCGACGGCGTCTCGGTCCTCGTCGAGGCCTAATCCCGCCGAGACCGGTCGAAAACAGGCGCGAGACCGGTCGAAAACAGACGCGAGACCGGTCGAAAACAGGAACGAGACCGGTCCGCTGTCCACAGGAGTGGGGGCGCTAGTCCCGTGCCGGTTGGGCAGTGCGTGCGCGACCGGTCTCGCTCGTAATAACGACCGGTCTCGCTCGTAATAACGACCGGTCTCGATCGTGAGGGGGCGTGGCGAGGATCATGCGGCGGCGGGAGCCGCCGGCCTGGCCCAGGTGGCGCCGCCCGGGTACCGTGTCCCCTGGTGCCCGCATGCGGGCTCCGATCTCCATTCCGTTCCCAGCGGGCGGGCGCGGCGGCATCTCGCCTCGCCCCTCGCCACGCGGGTCTGCCGCGGCGGGAACCGACGGGTCCTCCCCGCGCCCCAGTGGCCGGAGGGCTCCGGGCGTCCGAGGGCCGTGCCCCGGGCGGGCCGGCCTCGCCAGTTGGCGGTGCGCGTCGTCGCGGACCGGGGGGCGGGGCCGGTGAGGGCAGCAGCACAGTCAGCATGCACTCAAGATGGAGAATCCGTAGTGCCTACGATTCAGCAGTTGGTCCGCAAGGGCCGCTCGACCAAGCGCTCCGCGTCCAAGACGCCCGCGCTGAAGGCCAGCCCGCAGCGTCGTGGCGTGTGCACCCGCGTGTACACCACGACCCCCAAGAAGCCGAACTCCGCCCTCCGGAAGGTCGCCCGTGTGCGCCTGTCCTCCGGCATTGAGGTCACGGCCTACATTCCCGGCGAGGGGCACAACCTCCAGGAGCACTCGATCGTGCTCGTCCGCGGTGGTCGTGTGAAGGACCTTCCCGGTGTCCGCTACCACATCGTGCGCGGCGCTCTCGACACCCAGGGTGTCAAGAACCGCCAGCAGGCACGCTCCAAGTACGGCGCCAAGAAGGAGAAGAAGTAATGCCTCGTAAGGGCCCCGCCCCGAAGCGCCCGCTCGTCGTCGACCCCGTCTACGGCTCCCCGGTCGTCACCCAGCTCGTCAACCGCGTCCTCCTCGATGGCAAGAAGTCGACGGCGGAGCGCATCGTCTACGGCGCCCTCGAGGGCGTCCGCGCCAAGACGGACCAGGACCCGGTCTCCGTGCTCAAGCGCGCGCTGGACAACATCCGCCCGGCCCTTGAGGTCCGCTCCCGCCGCGTCGGCGGCGCGACCTACCAGGTCCCGGTCGAGGTGCGCCCCAACCGCGCCACCACGCTGGCCCTGCGCTGGCTGGTCGACTTCTCCCGGCAGCGCCGCGAGAACACCATGACCGAGCGCCTCATGAACGAGATCCTCGACGCCTCCAACGGCCTCGGCGCCGCGGTCAAGCGCCGCGAGGACATGCACCGCATGGCCGAGTCCAACAAGGCCTTCGCGCACTACCGCTGGTAAAGCCCATCGTCGGCTGGGGCGGGGCCCGACGGCGCCCGCCCGCCGCTCGCGGGAGCCAGTCCCGCGGGGGCCCTCCGGCGGGCCACCGGGCCCGCCCCGGCCGACGCGAATCCACAGATCTCTCGAACGAAGGACACCACACGTGGCACTCGACGTGCTGACCGACCTCACCAAGGTCCGCAACATCGGCATCATGGCCCATATCGATGCCGGCAAGACGACCGTGACGGAGCGCATCCTCTTCTACACGGGTATCAACTACAAGATCGGCGAGACCCACGACGGCGCCTCGACGATGGACTGGATGGAGCAGGAGCAGGAGCGCGGTATCACCATCACCTCCGCCGCCACTACCTGTTTCTGGAAGAAGAACCAGATCAACATCATCGACACCCCCGGCCACGTGGACTTCACGGTCGAGGTCGAGCGCTCCCTGCGCGTGCTCGACGGCGCCGTCGCGGTCTTCGACGGCAAGGAGGGCGTGGAGCCCCAGTCCGAGACGGTGTGGCGCCAGGCGGACAAGTACAACGTCCCGCGCGTGTGCTACATCAACAAGATGGACAAGCTGGGCGCGAACTTCGACTTCTCCGTCCAGACCATCCGGGACCGCCTCCACGCCACCCCGATCGTTATCAACTTCCCCATCGGCGCCGAGAGCGAGTTCTCCGGCCTGGTGGACGTCCTGGAGATGCGGGCGATCCGCTTCCCCGAGAAGGACGCCGATGGCAAGGAGACCCGCGGCTCCGTCGTCGAGTACGAGGAGATCCCCGCTGACCTCGTGTCCAAGGCCGAGGAGCTGCGCGCCGAGCTCGTCGAGACGGTCGCCGAGGCCGACGACGCCCTCATGGAGAAGTACCTGGAGGGCGAGGAGCTCAGCGTCGCCGAGCTCAAGTCCGGCATCCGCAAGCTGACCATCGCCGGCAAGGCCTTCCCGGTGCTGGCCGGCTCGGCCTTCAAGAACAAGGGCATCCAGCCTGTTCTCGACGCCGTGCTGGACTACCTCCCCTCTCCGCTGGACGTCCCGGCGGTCGAGGGCCACAAGCCCGGCAACGAGGAGGAGGCCGACTCCCGCCCGGCCGACGCCAAGGCCGATTTCTCCGCCCTGGCCTTCAAGGTCGCCACGCACCCCTTCTACGGCAAGCTCGTGTACGTCCGCGTCTACTCCGGCAAGGTCGCGCAGGGCGAGCAGGTGCTCAACGCCACCAAGGGCAAGAAGGAGCGCATCGGCAAGCTCTTCCAGATGCACTCCAACAAGGAGAACCCGGTGGAGGTGGCCTCCGCGGGCCACATCTACGCGTTCATCGGCCTCAAGGATGTCACCACCGGTGACACCCTGTCGTCGCAGAGCGCCCCGATCATCCTGGAGTCCATGACCTTCCCGGACCCGGTCATCCACGTGGCCATCGAGCCCAAGACCAAGGGCGACCAGGAGAAGCTGGGCGTGGCCATCCAGAAGCTCTCCGAGGAGGACCCGACCTTCACCGTCCGCCTGGACGAGGAGACCGGCCAGACCGTCATCGGCGGCATGGGCGAGCTGCACCTGGATGTCTTCGTGGACCGCATGCGCCGCGAGTTCAAGGTGGAGGCGAACGTCGGTAACCCGATGGTCGCCTACCGCGAGACCATCCGCAAGAAGGTGGACAAGGTCGAGTACACCCACAAGAAGCAGACGGGTGGCTCTGGCCAGTTCGCCAAGGTGCAGATGTCGTTTGAGCCCCTGGAGGTCGTCGAGGCCGCCGAGGGCGAGGAGAAGGCCCACTACGAGTTCGTCAACTCCGTCACCGGTGGCCGCGTGCCCCGCGAGTACATCCCCAGCGTTGACGCCGGCGTCCAGGACGCCATGCTCACCGGCGTCCTGGCGGGCTACCCGATGGTGGACATCAAGGCGACCCTCATCGACGGCGCCTACCACGAGGTCGACTCTTCCGAGATGGCCTTCAAGATCGCCGGCTCTATGGCGTTCAAGGAGGGCGCGAAGAAGGCCAGCCCGGTCATCCTTGAGCCCATCATGGCTGTCGAGGTCCGTACCCCCGAGGAGTACATGGGCGACGTCATCGGCGACCTCAACTCCCGCCGCGGCATGATCCAGTCCATGGAGGACGCCGTTGGCGTGAAGGTGGTGCGCGCTAACGTGCCGCTGAGCGAGATGTTCGGCTACGTTGGTGACCTGCGGTCCAAGACCCAGGGCCGCGCGGTGTACTCCATGACCTTTGACTCCTATGCCGAGGTGCCGCGCAACGTTCAGGAGGAGATCGTCGCCAAGGCGAAGGGCGCCTGAGTCCTCGGCCCCGCACGGGGCCCCATGAGCCCGGGGGCCGGACTGATCCGGCCCGGTCCCCGGGACTGCTCGGGCCGTTCGGCGCCGAGCCTGCATTCCAGTAAGATTTCCAACAACCATCCTGTAGTGGCTCTGGCAGGGGGACCGGCTAGCATGTGTTAGTCGAATCCCGACGAAGAGCACTACCCGAGTCCCAGGAGGACACCAGTGGCCAAGGCCAAGTTCGAGCGGACCAAGCCGCACGTCAACATCGGAACGATCGGTCACGTCGACCACGGCAAGACGACGCTGACCGCCGCGATCTCCAAGGTTCTGCACGACGAGTACCCGGAGCTCAACCCCTTCACCCCCTTCGACGAGATCGACAAGGCTCCCGAGGAGCGCCAGCGCGGCATCACGATCAACATCGCGCACGTCGAGTACCAGACCGACAAGCGCCACTACGCGCACGTCGACGCCCCCGGCCACGCCGACTACATCAAGAACATGATCACCGGTGCCGCCCAGATGGATGGCGCGATCCTCGTGGTCGCCGCCACCGACGGCCCGATGGCCCAGACCCGCGAGCACGTCCTGCTCGCCCGCCAGGTCGGCGTCCCCGCCCTCCTCGTCGCCCTCAACAAGGCCGACATGGTGGAGGACGAGGAGCTCCTCGACCTGGTTGAGATGGAGGTCCGCGAGCTGCTGTCCTCCCAGGACTACGACGGCGACAACGCCCCCGTGGTTCGCGTCTCCGCGCTCAAGGCCCTTGAGGGCGACGCCGAGTGGGCCGCCAAGATCAAGGAGCTCATGGACGAGGTCGACACCTTCATCCCGACCCCCGAGCGCGACATGGACAAGCCGTTCCTCATGCCCATCGAGGACGTCTTCACCATCACCGGTCGCGGCACCGTCGTCACCGGCCGTGTCGAGCGCGGCAAGCTGCCGATCAACTCCGAGGTCGAGATCCTCGGTATCCGCGAGGCCCAGAAGACCACGGTCACTGGTATCGAGATGTTCCACAAGCAGATGGACGAGGCCTGGGCCGGCGAGAACTGCGGTCTGCTCCTGCGCGGCACCAAGCGCGAGGACGTCGAGCGCGGCCAGGTCGTCTGCAAGCCCGGCTCCATCACCCCGCACACCCAGTTCGAGGGCCACGTCTACATCCTGACCAAGGATGAGGGCGGCCGCCACAACCCCTTCTACTCGAACTACCGTCCGCAGTTCTACTTCCGGACCACGGACGTCACCGGCGTCATCACGCTGCCCGAGGGCACCGAGATGGTCATGCCCGGCGACACCACCGAGATGAGCGTCGAGCTCATCCAGCCCATCGCCATGGAGGAGGGCCTCGGCTTCGCCATCCGTGAGGGTGGCCGCACCGTCGGCTCCGGCCGCGTCACCAAGATCATCAAGTGATGATCGCTGCGTGAGCAGCCGCTCTTCTTGAGCATCCGGTTCCCCCGGCACTCTTTGCGAGTGCCGGGGGAACCGCTTTTTCTCTAGGGCGGCGCCTTCTTCTCAGAGCGCCCCGGAGCGCCAGTAGGCGGCAGCAGCGCGCCCGGGAGCGCCAGTAGGCGGCAGCAGCGCGCCAGGAGCGCCAGTAGGCGGCAGCAGCGCGCCAGGAGCGCCCAGAGCGCCCAGAAGCCCCCGGGAGGGGGAGAGGGCGGCGGGAGGAGGGGTGTGAGGGCTCTGGACGGCGCCGCAGGCGCGGGGAGCGTTTCGTCGGCGACTAGGCGAGGCCACGAGGCGGGCTCCCACGACGATGAGAGATCGGATCGCAATCGTCCCGGGACTCTCGCGAGCCTGTGAGCGGATATGCTCCATCCTGATAGTCCCAGTTCTGAGCTGGCGCTTGTCCAGCGTTGAAGAGGTGGGTTGATCGAACGGTTACTTGATCCCAGGGTCGGTTGCTGCCGGCTCCTTCCACGAGTTTCCGACATTCTTGGCGCACGGGCCTCTCGTATGAAAGCCCACGCGATGCTCCCAAATCGTGGCGCCTGCCCATCCCCGGGCACATCCTGAAAGGAAGTCACCACCCATGCGTGCGACACGCTTATCCCGAAGAGCGCTTGGCGTTGCCGGCGTTCTTAGCCTGGGCCTTTCCGGCCTTGGCGCCACGGCCCTGGCTGCTCCCTCCGGGCCTGGCAACATCGACTTCGAGCAATCTGGAAAGCTCCTCATCCACAAGCACGTTCAGTCTGGAACCGCTACTCCCGGCACTGCTGACGGGAAGGACACCGGTGTCAAGGGCGATCCGGTCGCGGGGGTGAAGTTCACCGCTTACAAACTCGAGGCCGATCTTAAGAACCAGGACACATGGGCCATACTGTCCCAGTTGGCAGTGCCGAATGACGCCTGTGGATCTGACTTTAGGACTCCCGCAAAAACTGTCGGTGTCCTGCCGGTTAAGGCAGCGGATGCTTCTCAATCTGACCTCACGAACGACCAGGGGAAGGCCACCATTGATAATCTCGCAGTGGGCGCTTACCTCGTCTGTGAGACCGAGTCTCCTGCCAAGGTCGTGGAGAAGGCGGCCCCCTTCGTCGTGACCGTCCCCTTCCCCAACACCAAGGAGAATGAGAAGAACGGCGCTGGGGCGAACAGCAACGGCCAGTGGATCTACGACGTCAATGTCTACCCGAAGAACGTGGTGATCGACGCTCCTGTCAAGGACGTCAATGTGGTCTCCTACGGTCTGAACGGGGAGGCTCAAGTTGAGTTCCCGGTGACAGCGAAGGTTCCGGCGATCGGCGCGAACACCTCCTTCAAGCACTTCATCATATCGGACCCGATGGATGTGAATTACACGTCGCCTGCGGTGAAGCCTAACTCGGTGACCATCGATGGAGCCCCAATCGATCAGGATTGGTACAAGGCGACAGTCAATGCAGGCAACGAGGCCAACATCTCCTTCACTCAGAAGGGTCTGGAGGAGTTGAAGAAGAAGCCTGGAAGTGTCATTTCCGTCACCTTCACTGCGAAGACGCAGTCGGTTGCTGCTGCCATTAACAACCAGGCGAAGGTCTACGTCGACACCATTCCGGGCCTCATTCCTCCGATTGCTCCGCCGACCACTCCTCCCGCTGGCGACCCCCCCGTGCCCTCCAACAAGGTTGTCACCGCCTGGGGTGCCGCCTCCCTGCTGAAGCAGGACAAGCAGAGCAAGCAGCCGCTTGAGGGAGCGACCTTCGAGATCTACAACGCAAAGAACCCTTGGGAGGGAACCTGCACCACTGAGATCGCCGAGGACGATAAGAACACCGCCATCGATGAGTCGGCCAAGGTCACCGTGGATGGCAAGGATGTCTTCACCACTGATGCCCAGGGCAAGGTCGACATCAAGGGCTTGTTCGTTGACTCGAAGAAGGGGGCCCCTGGCGTTGAGAATGTTGCCGTGGACCACACCACGCGCTGCTACGTGCTCAAGGAGACCAAGGCCCCCGCGGGTTTCACCCTTCCGACCGGCGGTGCTGAGTTGACGCCGATCAAGATTACGGCGGGTCAGCAGACCACCGATAACCAGGTGACGGTTGACAACACCAAGACCACCGTCCCGCAGCTGCCCCTCACGGGTGCGGCGGGCAAGATCCTCATGACGGTCGGTGGCCTGTCGCTTATGGCGATCGCCGTCGGCTTCGTGCTCGTTGCTCGCAAGCGCCGCGTCAACGAGGCCTGATAACCGCTTCGGCGAGGGCGTGACCGCGTCCCACGCCGGGTGGCATCAGCCCCTCAACCACGCATGAGGTGGCGGGGAGGCACCAGCCTCCC includes these proteins:
- the fusA gene encoding elongation factor G, which codes for MALDVLTDLTKVRNIGIMAHIDAGKTTVTERILFYTGINYKIGETHDGASTMDWMEQEQERGITITSAATTCFWKKNQINIIDTPGHVDFTVEVERSLRVLDGAVAVFDGKEGVEPQSETVWRQADKYNVPRVCYINKMDKLGANFDFSVQTIRDRLHATPIVINFPIGAESEFSGLVDVLEMRAIRFPEKDADGKETRGSVVEYEEIPADLVSKAEELRAELVETVAEADDALMEKYLEGEELSVAELKSGIRKLTIAGKAFPVLAGSAFKNKGIQPVLDAVLDYLPSPLDVPAVEGHKPGNEEEADSRPADAKADFSALAFKVATHPFYGKLVYVRVYSGKVAQGEQVLNATKGKKERIGKLFQMHSNKENPVEVASAGHIYAFIGLKDVTTGDTLSSQSAPIILESMTFPDPVIHVAIEPKTKGDQEKLGVAIQKLSEEDPTFTVRLDEETGQTVIGGMGELHLDVFVDRMRREFKVEANVGNPMVAYRETIRKKVDKVEYTHKKQTGGSGQFAKVQMSFEPLEVVEAAEGEEKAHYEFVNSVTGGRVPREYIPSVDAGVQDAMLTGVLAGYPMVDIKATLIDGAYHEVDSSEMAFKIAGSMAFKEGAKKASPVILEPIMAVEVRTPEEYMGDVIGDLNSRRGMIQSMEDAVGVKVVRANVPLSEMFGYVGDLRSKTQGRAVYSMTFDSYAEVPRNVQEEIVAKAKGA
- a CDS encoding FHA domain-containing protein, whose translation is MRHAQSIPGHAAALHIPGSTRTAICERGLAAVASAPGGQASVEDVPRLWASMLDGAPLIDLLHGLMDTHGGSVFDLPEFVVAVLEDGELTAAVRGSLKLIVDTDEGMRTISAPEVLAWEEVRLRGVRGIGLELTDSGSADTAPLPVASGVVAASSVALGSLAEGSRKSSRSEAPSSDDEEAGPAGSAGTTDNSDSSASSASSAATEAGAADPAADAEAAQGRGRRAAAPAPAGDPSQADLAEIDAIVGIPSRAGATGPIRGKDAAAGPRPALKGAPSVKSPVLSATGSPEDAVISRWQAERRSSADDEAVPAAGQARSDAAEPIAAVEPISADEVPAANDLSEFTRAAKRLEAYAEAEIAATAEPTPVLPIPVQAGGAVGEQAAEAWSHDGQTLTNMPVEGPSGDGGPATEHSSQAVRAVAATGAPSPATAREDEAVPENAVKVLAAFCAEGHPNPIHGPHCRVCGGALTSRTGHVNRPVLGMLHASDGTVLPIDGDIIIGRVPKSDAPEGDPQPRLMAVISPSKAISKSHCAVRLDDWDLSVEDLGSTNGTILMRPSEPPRRLTQHQRALLRAGDVIDLGDGVSVLVEA
- the rpsG gene encoding 30S ribosomal protein S7, with protein sequence MPRKGPAPKRPLVVDPVYGSPVVTQLVNRVLLDGKKSTAERIVYGALEGVRAKTDQDPVSVLKRALDNIRPALEVRSRRVGGATYQVPVEVRPNRATTLALRWLVDFSRQRRENTMTERLMNEILDASNGLGAAVKRREDMHRMAESNKAFAHYRW
- a CDS encoding SpaH/EbpB family LPXTG-anchored major pilin, with amino-acid sequence MRATRLSRRALGVAGVLSLGLSGLGATALAAPSGPGNIDFEQSGKLLIHKHVQSGTATPGTADGKDTGVKGDPVAGVKFTAYKLEADLKNQDTWAILSQLAVPNDACGSDFRTPAKTVGVLPVKAADASQSDLTNDQGKATIDNLAVGAYLVCETESPAKVVEKAAPFVVTVPFPNTKENEKNGAGANSNGQWIYDVNVYPKNVVIDAPVKDVNVVSYGLNGEAQVEFPVTAKVPAIGANTSFKHFIISDPMDVNYTSPAVKPNSVTIDGAPIDQDWYKATVNAGNEANISFTQKGLEELKKKPGSVISVTFTAKTQSVAAAINNQAKVYVDTIPGLIPPIAPPTTPPAGDPPVPSNKVVTAWGAASLLKQDKQSKQPLEGATFEIYNAKNPWEGTCTTEIAEDDKNTAIDESAKVTVDGKDVFTTDAQGKVDIKGLFVDSKKGAPGVENVAVDHTTRCYVLKETKAPAGFTLPTGGAELTPIKITAGQQTTDNQVTVDNTKTTVPQLPLTGAAGKILMTVGGLSLMAIAVGFVLVARKRRVNEA
- the tuf gene encoding elongation factor Tu, with protein sequence MAKAKFERTKPHVNIGTIGHVDHGKTTLTAAISKVLHDEYPELNPFTPFDEIDKAPEERQRGITINIAHVEYQTDKRHYAHVDAPGHADYIKNMITGAAQMDGAILVVAATDGPMAQTREHVLLARQVGVPALLVALNKADMVEDEELLDLVEMEVRELLSSQDYDGDNAPVVRVSALKALEGDAEWAAKIKELMDEVDTFIPTPERDMDKPFLMPIEDVFTITGRGTVVTGRVERGKLPINSEVEILGIREAQKTTVTGIEMFHKQMDEAWAGENCGLLLRGTKREDVERGQVVCKPGSITPHTQFEGHVYILTKDEGGRHNPFYSNYRPQFYFRTTDVTGVITLPEGTEMVMPGDTTEMSVELIQPIAMEEGLGFAIREGGRTVGSGRVTKIIK
- the rpsL gene encoding 30S ribosomal protein S12, which gives rise to MPTIQQLVRKGRSTKRSASKTPALKASPQRRGVCTRVYTTTPKKPNSALRKVARVRLSSGIEVTAYIPGEGHNLQEHSIVLVRGGRVKDLPGVRYHIVRGALDTQGVKNRQQARSKYGAKKEKK